One region of Thunnus thynnus chromosome 14, fThuThy2.1, whole genome shotgun sequence genomic DNA includes:
- the wipf1b gene encoding WAS/WASL-interacting protein family member 1, which translates to MPAPPPPPPPGPPPPPSLAVANTERPSPKGRNALLSDICKGAKLKKAVTNDRSGPLLDKPKGGGGVGGGGGGGGGGGGGGGGGGGGGGGFGGGAPGGLGGLFAGGMPKLRSATNRDSSDSGPSRAPMLPPGGRSSGPSPFGGGGSPSGPPKLPGAPAGFRSNVPDIPKGRSNLSRQDTPGGPPPPVPNTPRPNQSFLSRGGPPPPSLPGGPRPSHASSGPPPPSVPPGRHGPLPPPPGGSSPGPRAGFSGPPPPPPNSSRPPLPPAPGGRPPLPDDRPPPPPAPLGGHRPSMPRDVPPPPPSVNSKPPSSVSSPSSRSSTGGGAPPLPPGRPGPPPLPPSPAGGDDHNIPRLPQRNSSLSSPSGPPHGRTGPLPPPPNERPPSLGRNQSSARTGPLPPPPPSGRGVGGGSVRSSPAPSPLGRPGPEPPRGGPGGRPPLPPDRPGTGGAPPPPPPMGNGFQNSHHNQIQDEWECRFSFHPVSDFPPPEPYVPFQKTYPSKIAKTDGKGSGKKERGAPPLPPISR; encoded by the exons ATGCCTGCCCCAcctcccccaccacccccagggcctccccctcctccctcccttgcTGTT GCCAACACAGAGAGGCCGAGTCCGAAGGGAAGGAACGCTTTGTTGTCTGACATTTGTAAAGGTGCCAAACTAAAGAAGGCTGTTACCAATGACCGCAGTGGACCCTTATTGGACA AACCCAAAGGAGgtggaggagtaggaggaggtggtggcggtggaggaggaggaggaggaggaggtggaggaggtggaggtggtggaggaggttTTGGTGGTGGCGCTCCTGGTGGTTTAGGTGGCCTGTTCGCAGGAGGGATGCCAAAACTGAGGTCTGCAACAAACAGAGACTCctctg aCTCAGGACCCAGTCGAGCACCTATGCTCCCCCCAGGAGGCCGCTCTAGTGGCCCCAGCCCCTTCGGTGGAGGTGGAAGCCCCTCTGGCCCACCTAAACTCCCGGGAGCCCCTGCTGGTTTCCGTAGCAACGTCCCTGATATTCCCAAGGGCCGTTCGAATCTCTCAAGACAAGACACTCCAGGAGGCCCCCCTCCTCCCGTACCCAACACACCTCGACCAAACCAGAGCTTCCTGTCTCGTGGGGGCCCACCGCCGCCGTCACTCCCCGGAGGACCCAGACCCAGCCATGCTTCTTCGGGACCTCCACCTCCTAGTGTTCCACCAGGGAGGCACGGGCCTCTCCCCCCACCGCCAGGAGGCTCTTCCCCTGGCCCACGAGCGGGCTTCTCCgggcctcctcctccacccccaaACAGCAGCCGACCTCCTTTACCGCCAGCTCCTGGAGGGAGGCCCCCACTTCCTGACGACCggcctccaccaccaccagctcCTCTGGGAGGTCATCGGCCATCTATGCCCCGCGAtgttccccctcctcctccctctgtcaaCTCCAAACCaccttcctctgtctcttcccCCTCTTCTCGTTCCTCCACTGGCGGGGGTGCGCCGCCTCTCCCACCGGGCCGACCGggccctcctcctctcccacccTCCCCAGCTGGAGGGGATGATCACAACATCCCTCGTCTTCCTCAAAGGAACAGCTCACTTAGCAG CCCTTCAGGTCCACCGCATGGCCGGACAGGACCTCTCCCTCCCCCACCGAACGAGAGGCCGCCATCTCTTGGAAGGAACCAGTCTTCCGCACGCACAG GgccccttcctccccctcctccctcagGTCGTGGCGTGGGTGGGGGAAGTGTGAGGTCGTCGCCAGCTCCTTCTCCTCTCGGTCGGCCAGGCCCAGAGCCCCCTCGTGGTGGACCTGGCGGTAGACCCCCACTCCCTCCAGACAGGCCTGGGACAGGAGGGGCCCCCCCTCCTCCGCCACCCATGGGCAACGGCTTCCAAAACTCTCACCACAACCAGATACAGG ATGAGTGGGAGTGTCGGTTCAGTTTCCATCCAGTGTCGGACTTTCCTCCACCTGAACCCTACGTGCCCTTCCAGAAGACCTACCCCAGCAAGATTGCCAAGACTGACGGCAAAG GTTctgggaagaaggagagaggagctcctcctcttcctcctatATCCAGGTGA